The following DNA comes from Magnetococcales bacterium.
GGTTATCGCTCGATGCAGGATAACCTCTTCGGGGGATGAAATCCACTCCGAATCCGTGTTACGACCCGAAAGGAGGTGGCGGCCCCCTTTGGCGGAGCGGAGAATGGTGTGGTGCAAAGGCGAGGAAAAGGCTATGATTTTTCGGGCCGAGGCATTCGCTTCCCCCCCGAAGGAGTGGCATCATGGCGCCGGACGAAACCGTGCGAACGACGATTCCCATCAAGGTGCTGCTGGGGGCCAAGCCGGACCCGTTGCGACACCGGGTGCGGGAGATTCTGCAACAACACGGACTGACGGTGGTCTCGGACTGCGGTGAAGGCGCGGAACTGCTGAGCCGGATGACCCGTCCGCGCTGTCATGTGGTGCTGGTGGGCACCGACATGGCGGGCCTCGACGGTTTCGAGGTCACCCGACGGCTGATCCACCGACGCCCTTTTCCGGTGGTGATGTTTCAGTCCGAAGGGGGGTCGGCGGCGGTGCGGGCGGCCATGGCGGGCGCGGTCGGCCTGCTGACTCTGCCCGACAGTCCCATCCGACCGGATCTGCCCCGCCGGGAGGCCGCTTTTGCCCGAGGGGTGCGCGTCATGGCGGGAGTGGCGCGTCCGTCGCCCCTGCCCGGCAAAGTCTGGGCGGGTTGCACCGAGAGCCGGGAGGCTCGGGGCGTGGTCGGCATCGGCGTCTCCACCGGCGGCCCCGCGGCCCTGAAACGTCTGCTGGAGGTCTTGCCGGAGGATTTTCCCTGGCCGGTGGTGGTGGTGCAACATATCCATACGGGGTTTCTGGAAGGGCTGGTGGCCTTTCTGACCCGCCATTGCCGTCTGGTCTGCCGGGTGCCGGAAGAGGGGGAGCGCATCCTGCCCGGTTTTGTCTACTTCGCCCCGGACGGGCATCATCTGGAGATTCGGGACAAGCGGTTTCACCTCACCCTGGGAGCCCCTGTCGACGGTCTGCGTCCCGCAGTGGCCCCCCTCTTCGCCTCCCTGCTCCCGGAATACGGAGAGCGCATGGTGGCGGTGCTGCTGACCGGCATGGGCCGGGACGGCGCCTTGGAGATGAAACGCCTGCACGACGCGGGCGTCGTCACCCTGGCCCAGGATGCCGAAAGCTGCGCCGTCTACGGCATGCCCGCAGAGGCGGTGCGGCTGGGCGCGGTGGACCTCTCCCTGCCGCCGGAAGGGATCGGCAACTGGCTGGTGAAACAGGTTCCCCGGTGAATTTGACTTTCAATATTTCAATCTTTTAAATAATAAAAAAAGAAAATGTTTTGACTGTCTTTTCTTTTTATGTTGTAACTATATTTCGGCATATAGTTTAATAATACAATTCAAGCAACTATTCAGACCCCTGCACGGTGCAGCATGATCGTGTCAACGGCGAAAGGAAAAGTCCCAGGGGTGCCCCCTGGACCCCATGGGGTTGAACGTCAACAGCAAACGGAAGAGTCCCAGGGCGCTGCCCTGGACCCGTCGGGGGGGATAATCCCCCCCGAACCCCCGTATATCTGAATAGATACCAATTCAAAGTCAAAAGACAGAACATTTCCTTTTTTTGATACTTAAAAGATGAAATATTGAAAGTAAAAACCCCGTAAAGATCGAGTCGCCATGACGCAATCACCCGAATCCGATCCGGACCTGAACACAGCCATTCGCGCCCACCAGGCCGGGCGGGTTCATGAGGCGGAACGCTCCTACCGCACCATCCTTTCCCTGCAACCCATGCACCCGGACGCCCTGCACCTGCTGGGACTGGCCCTGCACCAGCAGGGGCGTTCCGCCGAAGGCATCGCCCATATCGAACAGGCCATCGCGGTGCGCCCCAACGCCGCGTTCCACTCCAACGCGGGCATCGTGCTGCGCAAGCTGGGCCGGCATGCGGAGGCGGAAAAGGCCTTCCGTCAGGCCCTGGAGCTGCGTCCCGATCTGGCGGAGGGCTGGAACAACCTGGGCAACCTGCTCAAGGAGCTGGAAAGGATCCCCGAGGCCGAAGAGGCTTTTCGTCAGGCATTGCGCCTGCGGGAGAACTACGCCGAGGCCCTCTCCAACCTGGGCAATCTGCTGCAGAAGCAGCAGCGTTTCGACGAGGCGGAAGCCTCGTTCCGCCGCTCCCTGGCCGCACGTTCCGATCAGCCGGAGGCGCGCTTCAATCTGGGCAATCTGCTGGTGACCCTGGGCCGTTTTCAGGAGGCGGAAGAGTGTTATCGCCACCTGTTGCGCAGCAACGGCGAAACGCCCGATGTGCTGTTGAATCTGGCCGGGCTGCTGCAACGACTGCAACGTCTTGCGGAAGCGGAAGCCCTTTTGCAGCGACTGACAACCCTCTCCCCCGATTGGGCGGAGGCCTGGAACAACCGGGGCGCGGTGCTGCGGGAGCAGGGTCGGATGGAGGAGGCGGAACAGGCGCTGCGCCGCTGTCTCCAGCTCCGGGCCGACCACGCCCCGGCCTGCAACAGTCTCGGACTGGTGCTGCAACAGCGCGGTCGCCTGCGGGAGGCCGAGGAGGTGTTGCGGGAGGCCGTGGCGTTGCAGCCCGAGAGTCCGGAAGTGAAACACAACCTGGCCTCGGTGCTGGAGGATCAGGGGCTGAATCCGGAAGCCGAAGAGCTGTGGCGGCAGATTCTGCAACAGGAGCCGCAACGCGCGGTGACGGCCCTGAACCTGGCCCAGCTCTTACTGCGCCAGGGACGTTTCCAGGAGGGGTGGAGTCTCTACGAACGGCGTCACGCCGCCCACGGCGTCGCCGATCCCCCCCTGCCCTGCCCCCCCTGGCGCGGGGAACCCCTTGACGGCAAACGCCTCCTGGTCTGGCCGGAACAGGGTATCGGCGACGCGGTGCAGTGCGCCCGCTTCGCCGCCGAACTCAAGAAGCGGGGCGCTCGCGTTCTCTGGGGTTGTCAGGCGGAAACCCTGCCATTGCTGCAACGCCTCTCCGGTGTGGAGACCTGTTTCGACATCGCCACGGGGCCGATCCCCCCGGCGGACTATTGGGTCTGGATGATGAGCCTGCCGGGAAGGCTGGGGGTCGATGCGGACCATCTGCCCGCCGCCACACCCTACCTGGAAGTCGATGCCGAGCGTCTGGCCCGCTGGCGGGCGAGACTGCCCGAAAGCCGGTTGCGGGTGGGTCTGGTCTGGAAGGGCAATCCCAACCACGCCAACGACGCCAACCGCTCCCTGCGCCGCCTGGAACAGCTCTCCCCCCTGTGGCGGGCGGGGGAGGAGATCCTCTTCGTGGGGCTGCAGAAAGGCGCGGGGCAGGAGGAGACGATGGGGCAACGCTTTCTGGCGCTGGGGCCGGAACTCGGGGATCTGGCCGATCTGGCTGCGGTCATCCGCCAGCTCGATCTGGTGATCGGCGTGGATACCGCTGCGGTTCATCTCGCCGGAGCCTTGGGGGTCAAGACCTGGGTGATGCTGCCGGGCATCGGCTGCGACTGGCGCTGGCTGGAGGAGCGGGGCGACTCGCCGTGGTATCCGGGCATGCGTCTGTTTCGCCGAGGCCGGGAGGCGGGATGGAAGGAGGTCATCGAAGCGGTGGCGGCGGAACTCTTCGTGGTCTCCGCCGGGCTGACCCCCGTCGCCGCGCCGGAAGCCCCCGGCGAGGAAGAACCGCTCCCCTGGTGGCGGCGTCTCTTCGGGCGGGGATATAATCGTTCCGATCGGTCTCCCCGGAGGTCGGCGTGATGGTGACAAGTTACCGACGGTAATACTCGAAGAGAACATCGCCTGATAGCAAATCATGAAACTCTTACAATATTGACACGGATGACGACGGGGTGTTACCCTCCGAGAAGATTTGCGAGAAGCGGAGGTTTCTTAATACCATAATCCTGCACCCGTCCTGAGGCGGCATGAACCGGATCATCGACCTTCTGCGTGACCGCATTCACTTAAAATGTAACCGCTTCGATATGCTGGACCTGGACGGTGCCAGCAGCTCGGAATGGGATGAAAACGAGCCTCCAGAGGACATTCCCTTCGAGGCTCCGCAGCCCAAGAAAACGTATTGCGACATCGGCTCCTTGTCAGCCCCTATCGGCGACCCCTTGTTCCGCTTTTTCATAGATGGTTCCCGAAAAATCTACCGCGTGGCTGACATGGAGCATAATGGTCGCCACTTCCCCCTCATCGCCGCCCAGGTCGGTGTGGCCGTCTGCGAACGAAACCGCGGCAAATATGGCGGGACAGGCATGAAACCGGTTCCCAATGCTTCGCAATTGATCAATGCCCTGGTTCTGCCTCGCCTTATTGGGGATGGCGATGTGGAGACCATCCGAGCTGAACTGGCCAATCTGCCCTGGGGAAGCTTCGAGGTGATCCGCTACAACTTTAAGGATAAAGCCAATCCACTGGACTTGGCCGCTGCCGTCGTCATGAAGCGGATGCACGACATGGAGGTCAAGGCAGCCAGTGACTTGGCTCAAGCGGGAGCTCTCAATGACGCCATGTTGGTTCTGGACGGTTCACTGAACTTTATCAGTCAAAAATTTGATATTGGCGATTTCCGAAACGTCATCGGCATCGCCAAACGATTCAAGCCGGACTTCGTCGTGGGGAAAAGAAGAAAAAACAGTGTGGGCACGGTAGTCGAACATTTGGACCGCGGCCAGAGGACCATCGTCTATAAACGAACCTCTGGCCGGTCCACCCTGGGGAGTTGGTTTTTACGGCTGCGCCCCAGGGAAAGGGTTCAAGGTTCTCTGGGAGGGGTGGTCAAGTTGGAATTGTTCGCCCTGGAAGAAGCAGACCGAGAAAACGGCTTCGACAGCGGCCGCATCAATAACATCTCCCAGCAGGTCTTCGCCGAACGCAACGTGACACCTTTTGGCGCAGACGAACGCTGGGCCACCCATCTGTACCCCATGTTCCTGACCGAAAAATACATGAAAAGCCAGTTCATGTCCCCTGTGGCGTTTCGGGGCCTGTTTTAAAGGAGGGATGCAGCATGAGTAATGACATTATCGGGCGGGTCATCGCCACCGAAAACAAACCCACCACGACGACCGAATTGCGCTTTTGGGTTTCCGACACCACCCTGCTGCGTCCATTCGACGTAGTGAAGATTCCTCATCTCTCCAAAGGGTCGGGTCAGAGTTTCACCTATGCCACCGTGCAGGAATTGGAACACCTTACAGACGCTATTGGCTATCTTAGCGGGGTGGTCTCCAGTGATTTTGGAGATGTCAACACAGAGCCCCGCAATATTCGTCTGGGCACCACAGTGGCCACAGCCGAAGTGCTTTACAACACCGAAAACATCGAAATGCCCGTTCGGGATGGGTCGGCAGTAATGTGGGCGGACCAGGAGGGGGTTACCGAGGCACTGGGGTTGCGGGGAATCAAACAACCCCTGCCTGCTGGCTACTTCTCCATGTCCAACGATATAGAAATCCCCATCCACTTCGAAGGGGATTTCGTGGTGGGGCCGGAGGGAGCCCATGTCAACATTTCCGGCATTTCCGGCCTTGCCACCAAGACCTCCTACGCCATGTTCCTAATGAGCGCCCTGCAGCAGATGCGCACGAAGGATGTTTCTCTGGTCATCTTCAACGTCAAAGGGGGTGACCTGCTGAGCATCGACCAAGCCAATGACGACATGAGCGAACATGAACAGATGGAATGGCGCAAATGCGGCCTGGAGCCCCGTCCGTTCTCCAATGTGACCTATTTCCACCCCTACTCCCAAAACAAGGACCGCTTCTGTACCCAATCCACCGTATCCCAGGAGACTCTGGAAGAGCAGATCAGACGGGGCATTGTTCATAATTATTACTATGATGTCGATAGCGGCAAGAACAAGCTTGAACTCCTGTTCGCTGACATCGATGACCCACAATCCACCATGGAACAATGCGCTGAACGGATGAAGGAGACAA
Coding sequences within:
- a CDS encoding ATP-binding protein, with product MSNDIIGRVIATENKPTTTTELRFWVSDTTLLRPFDVVKIPHLSKGSGQSFTYATVQELEHLTDAIGYLSGVVSSDFGDVNTEPRNIRLGTTVATAEVLYNTENIEMPVRDGSAVMWADQEGVTEALGLRGIKQPLPAGYFSMSNDIEIPIHFEGDFVVGPEGAHVNISGISGLATKTSYAMFLMSALQQMRTKDVSLVIFNVKGGDLLSIDQANDDMSEHEQMEWRKCGLEPRPFSNVTYFHPYSQNKDRFCTQSTVSQETLEEQIRRGIVHNYYYDVDSGKNKLELLFADIDDPQSTMEQCAERMKETSPDSWSALLEDVEERTRSAQERPNRTKGQEIPVVSWRRFYRFLQQRRKNDIFQERLTTDPKVRRMKPAGEIVKYIKPGHVVVVDIQPLPDYLQSLVFGDVIRMIHSAKMGDCEECDVSGDMGRVVIFADELNKYAPKREGNDRALTQTILEITERGRSLGVVLFGAEQFRSGVHPRVLGNCSTNIMGRTNSVEVTSTGDYRFLTAAQKATLTRLPKGTLLLQHAAFSASTIKARFPVPAYSQPK
- a CDS encoding tetratricopeptide repeat protein, whose product is MTQSPESDPDLNTAIRAHQAGRVHEAERSYRTILSLQPMHPDALHLLGLALHQQGRSAEGIAHIEQAIAVRPNAAFHSNAGIVLRKLGRHAEAEKAFRQALELRPDLAEGWNNLGNLLKELERIPEAEEAFRQALRLRENYAEALSNLGNLLQKQQRFDEAEASFRRSLAARSDQPEARFNLGNLLVTLGRFQEAEECYRHLLRSNGETPDVLLNLAGLLQRLQRLAEAEALLQRLTTLSPDWAEAWNNRGAVLREQGRMEEAEQALRRCLQLRADHAPACNSLGLVLQQRGRLREAEEVLREAVALQPESPEVKHNLASVLEDQGLNPEAEELWRQILQQEPQRAVTALNLAQLLLRQGRFQEGWSLYERRHAAHGVADPPLPCPPWRGEPLDGKRLLVWPEQGIGDAVQCARFAAELKKRGARVLWGCQAETLPLLQRLSGVETCFDIATGPIPPADYWVWMMSLPGRLGVDADHLPAATPYLEVDAERLARWRARLPESRLRVGLVWKGNPNHANDANRSLRRLEQLSPLWRAGEEILFVGLQKGAGQEETMGQRFLALGPELGDLADLAAVIRQLDLVIGVDTAAVHLAGALGVKTWVMLPGIGCDWRWLEERGDSPWYPGMRLFRRGREAGWKEVIEAVAAELFVVSAGLTPVAAPEAPGEEEPLPWWRRLFGRGYNRSDRSPRRSA
- a CDS encoding response regulator — its product is MAPDETVRTTIPIKVLLGAKPDPLRHRVREILQQHGLTVVSDCGEGAELLSRMTRPRCHVVLVGTDMAGLDGFEVTRRLIHRRPFPVVMFQSEGGSAAVRAAMAGAVGLLTLPDSPIRPDLPRREAAFARGVRVMAGVARPSPLPGKVWAGCTESREARGVVGIGVSTGGPAALKRLLEVLPEDFPWPVVVVQHIHTGFLEGLVAFLTRHCRLVCRVPEEGERILPGFVYFAPDGHHLEIRDKRFHLTLGAPVDGLRPAVAPLFASLLPEYGERMVAVLLTGMGRDGALEMKRLHDAGVVTLAQDAESCAVYGMPAEAVRLGAVDLSLPPEGIGNWLVKQVPR